A genome region from Flavobacterium sp. CFS9 includes the following:
- a CDS encoding JAB domain-containing protein, with protein MKTKKGKQDWRIVSEIELIYKTKVKASERPQITSSKATYKLALQSWNPNKIEFLEQFKVLLLNKANRVLGIYEASTGGITATTVDLRLLFTAALKAKATALIMLHNHPSGKAFPSTADKVMTKKVKDAGTILDIEVVDHLIITRESYYSFADNGIM; from the coding sequence ATGAAAACGAAGAAAGGAAAGCAAGATTGGAGAATTGTATCAGAAATTGAACTGATTTACAAAACCAAAGTAAAAGCCTCAGAACGACCTCAGATCACTTCGTCTAAAGCAACTTACAAGTTGGCTTTGCAATCGTGGAATCCAAATAAAATTGAGTTTTTAGAGCAGTTTAAAGTTCTTTTGCTCAACAAGGCCAATAGAGTGCTGGGAATTTATGAAGCATCAACAGGAGGTATAACAGCAACTACCGTTGACCTTAGATTATTGTTTACTGCGGCACTTAAAGCAAAAGCAACTGCTCTTATTATGCTTCACAATCATCCATCAGGCAAAGCATTTCCTTCTACTGCCGATAAAGTGATGACTAAAAAAGTTAAAGATGCAGGTACTATTTTGGACATTGAAGTAGTAGATCATTTGATCATTACCCGGGAGAGCTATTATTCTTTTGCAGATAATGGTATTATGTGA